The segment CGTGCAGAATCCCGATCGTATCGGCCACTCGCTCGACTTCCGAGATCTGGTGACTCGACAAAAACACGGTTCGCCCCGAAGCGGCCCGATCGATCATGCTTTCAAGGAAATCACGGCGCACCATGGGGTCCAGACCCGATGTCGGTTCATCGAGAACCAACAGCGACGGATCATGAGCGAGGGCAAGCGACAAAGCGACCTTGGCACGTTGGCCTTTGCTGAGATTGCGAATCTTGCGATCGAGCGGAATTTCATAGCGAAAGACGCTTTGGCGATAGGAGTGATGAAAGTTTCCCCGGTAGAACGAAGCTGCAAACCATCCAATTTCAGCAACCGTCATCCAGTCATACAACGCGGGAGCGTCGGACACATATCCGATTTGGCGCCGTACTCCGATCGCGTTGGAAACGGGGTCCATGTCACAGACCCGGCAAGATCCCGACGTTGGTTTTTGAAATCCGGTCAGGATGCGGATCATCGTGGTCTTGCCCGCTC is part of the Novipirellula artificiosorum genome and harbors:
- a CDS encoding ABC transporter ATP-binding protein, whose protein sequence is MNHVITTTDLTMRFRGCDALRGVDLAVQPGTVFALLGENGAGKTTMIRILTGFQKPTSGSCRVCDMDPVSNAIGVRRQIGYVSDAPALYDWMTVAEIGWFAASFYRGNFHHSYRQSVFRYEIPLDRKIRNLSKGQRAKVALSLALAHDPSLLVLDEPTSGLDPMVRRDFLESMIDRAASGRTVFLSSHQISEVERVADTIGILHEGKLRLCCPLVDLKDSMIELTVNLDDPLVALPKLPESVETLCEETYGRQRRIVVRGFTAEMHSLFTSRDGVVGTSERPLSLEEIFIAYTKGSLGPSRPIPNESETAEPSLATGSQV